Below is a genomic region from Acidimicrobiales bacterium.
CTGCGCCGGCCTCGGCGCTGGACCGGGTACGGGAGGTGGTGTGCGCCGCCGGGGTGGGCCTGGTCGAGGCGGCCCGCGCCGGGGACGCCCCCGGTGCCCTCGCCGCCCTGGGCCGCTTCCGCCTCCTGTGCGCCCACCGCCGGGGGCAGGCGGGCGTGGCGGTGTGGAACCCGAGGATCGAGGAGTGGCTGGGAGCCGAGATCGAGGGCTTCTCCTCCGACGGGGCGTGGTACGTGGGCCGGCCGGTGATCGTGACCGCCAACGACTACAGCCTGCGGCTCTTCAACGGTGACACCGGCGCAGTGGTGGCACGCGACGACGGCGGGATCGGTGTGGCCTTCCGCCGGGGTGGCGCCGTCGTGCGCGTGAGCCCGTCCCGACTGGCGGCGGTGGACACGGTGTTCGCCATGACCGTGCACAAGGCCCAGGGATCCGAGTTCGACGAGGTGGCGGTCGTGCTCCCCGAGCCCTCGTCGCGGATCCTCACCCGGGAGCTGCTCTACACGGCGGTGACGCGCGCCCGGGACCGGGTGACGCTGGTCGGCTCGGCCGAGGCCGTGCACGCCGCCGTGGAGCGGCCGGTGGCCCGGGCCTCGGGCCTGACCGGCCGGCTGTCGGGCATAGTTCGGCGATGAACGTACGGGTCACCGAGGAGCGCGCCGCCGAGATCTTCGAGTCCTGCCGCAACTGGGGACGGTGGGGCGCCGACGACGAACGCGGGGCCCTCAACCTCCTGACGCCGGAGCGGGTGAGCCGGGCGGCGTCCCTGGCCCGCGCCGGCCGGGTGGTCTCGTGCGGGCGGGAGCTGCCGGTGGTCGCCGGGCCGGACAACCCCTCACCCGCCCTGCACCACATGCTGGCGGCGGGAGACGTCCAGCTGATGGGAGGCTCGGCCTTCTCGGGGTCCATGGACTTCGTCGGGGTGGCGTTCCACGGCATGGCGGTGTCCCACCTCGACGCCCTGTGCCACGTCTTCGTGAACGGCCGGATGTACAACGACTTCCCGGCCGGGGACGTCCTGAGCACCGGTGCCCG
It encodes:
- the recD gene encoding exodeoxyribonuclease V subunit alpha translates to LSPKMVILDLRDHAFAKAPYLLAGSAEEREKLPEAVRAEAERMDVAPAVRQRLIALDASTIHRLLVRHPGNASRFRHHRHNRLPHDVVVVDETSMVSLWLTARLAEAVRPDARLVLVGDPRQLASVEAGAVLGDIVAAPALAEDIVPLRANHRFHGALAELASAIQSGDGDAALGVLGGGDASVGWLPVDVTTAPASALDRVREVVCAAGVGLVEAARAGDAPGALAALGRFRLLCAHRRGQAGVAVWNPRIEEWLGAEIEGFSSDGAWYVGRPVIVTANDYSLRLFNGDTGAVVARDDGGIGVAFRRGGAVVRVSPSRLAAVDTVFAMTVHKAQGSEFDEVAVVLPEPSSRILTRELLYTAVTRARDRVTLVGSAEAVHAAVERPVARASGLTGRLSGIVRR